In Gossypium arboreum isolate Shixiya-1 chromosome 6, ASM2569848v2, whole genome shotgun sequence, the following are encoded in one genomic region:
- the LOC108485560 gene encoding uncharacterized protein LOC108485560 — MFFFFFFVVWLITLIQNTEKMVSKIIKRTPPRSIKRHRRKTSPTKKNASVTVIASLNKSIKICHRRLVRLFSKLARIATPSTTKRRYKGFKILKRDQLESNSIVPRTLVFDRCLLPPPISETKKTIILDLDETLVHSSPDPPPKMYDFVVRPSIDGQIMKFYVLKRPGVDSFLEEISKKHEVVVFTAGLEQYASQVLDKLDPKGLISYRLYRDSCKEMEEKMVKDLSEIGRDLGKVVIVDDNPNAYTLQPENAIPIPPFVEDGEGAGEVGAIL, encoded by the coding sequence atgtttttttttttcttttttgttgtcTGGCTGATAACACTAATACAGAACACTGAAAAAATGGTTTCCAAGATTATCAAGAGAACTCCGCCACGATCCATCAAACGCCACAGGAGAAAGACTTCTCCGACGAAGAAGAATGCTTCTGTCACCGTCATTGCCTCCCTTAACAAGTCCATTAAGATATGCCATCGCCGCCTTGTCAGGCTTTTCTCCAAGTTAGCCCGCATTGCAACTCCTTCTACCACCAAACGCCGCTACAAGGGGTTCAAAATCCTCAAACGAGATCAACTAGAAAGCAATTCCATTGTTCCTCGAACTCTAGTGTTCGACCGTTGCTTGCTTCCGCCGCCGATTTCGGAGACCAAAAAAACCATCATCCTTGATCTAGACGAGACCCTGGTGCATTCAAGCCCCGACCCACCTCCCAAAATGTATGATTTCGTAGTAAGGCCGAGCATCGATGGTCAAATCATGAAATTTTACGTGTTGAAACGTCCTGGTGTCGATTCTTTCTTGGAAGAAATCAGCAAGAAACATGAGGTGGTGGTGTTCACGGCCGGACTTGAGCAATATGCTTCGCAGGTTTTGGATAAGCTTGACCCTAAGGGGCTAATATCGTACCGGCTTTATCGGGATTCCTGCAAGGAAATGGAAGAGAAGATGGTTAAAGACTTGTCGGAAATTGGGAGGGATTTGGGCAAAGTTGTGATAGTTGATGATAACCCAAATGCTTACACTTTGCAGCCGGAGAATGCTATCCCCATACCACCGTTTGTGGAGGACGGTGAGGGAGCTGGAGAAGTTGGTGCAATTCTTTGA